The genome window GTCGCGGTGCGCGGCGGCCGGATCGAGTTCCACCCCGTCGTCGAGCGCCTGTTCAAGTACGACCGCTACTACAAGATGGTCACCGAGGCGCTCGGCAGCAACACGTCCGGCGCGTACGACGATATCACCGCGGTCTGCCGGTACATAGTCGTCGGCCGCGACGGACAGGTCGCAAAAACCGGCATGGTTCCCGCGCCGGCGAACGGCGCCTTTTCGTTCAATCCCGGCGACGGCCTCCCGCGGGGCGGCTACACGATCTGGCTCGCGGTCTCCGTCAACGACAATCTCATGAACCCGCAGGTCAAGCCCATCGCCTACAGGCGGTAGCGCTCCTCAGCGGTCTCGCGTTATTGTTTCAGCGCCTTGGCCACGTCGACTTTCTGGAACTCCGCGGCGAACGCGGTCACGTACTCGACCGCGCGGTCGATGATCTGCTCGCCGCGCCGCCGCAGCGCCTCGATGTCGGCCTTGTTCACGTCCGGCGGGCTCGCGATGTCGATGTCCCAGGCGTCCACCGGAATGAGCACCGGCGCGCCGCCGAACTCGAAGTTGTTGAAGCCGAGCGGCTTGATCGCGTCCCCGAACATCTTTCGCAGCGGCGGCTGCGTGCCCCACTCGCCCTTGTAGCCTCCGCCCCGGAGGTCGGCGATCTCCGTCCCGCCGGCCGCGAGCGCGACCGCGAGCTCGACGATGTGGGTGCCGTCGGTGCAGAGCTCCGGCTGCAGGCGCTTCGTAATGTTCCACCACTCGACGATCGCGACCGCCATCCCGAGCTCGCGCACGTTGCGGCCTGCGCGCGTCAGCGGCTCGCGGTTGCCGCCGTGACCGTTCAGCACGATGACTT of bacterium contains these proteins:
- a CDS encoding creatininase family protein, which translates into the protein MPKYRLQDMSWMEAQEAFRRSDTVILPVGTLHGHGPSPIGIDAISVDAIADRVGRQTGMMILPTLTYGEDDKMRDYPGSLAISQSTMEAFCTDICRSLHHNGTRKVIVLNGHGGNREPLTRAGRNVRELGMAVAIVEWWNITKRLQPELCTDGTHIVELAVALAAGGTEIADLRGGGYKGEWGTQPPLRKMFGDAIKPLGFNNFEFGGAPVLIPVDAWDIDIASPPDVNKADIEALRRRGEQIIDRAVEYVTAFAAEFQKVDVAKALKQ